From one Staphylococcus kloosii genomic stretch:
- the rpsP gene encoding 30S ribosomal protein S16: MAVKLRLTRLGSKRNPFYRIVAADARAPRDGRNIEQVGTYNPNNVNAPEVKIDEELALKWLKNGAKPTDTVRNILSREGILKKFDEQK; the protein is encoded by the coding sequence ATGGCAGTTAAATTACGTTTAACACGTTTAGGTTCTAAAAGAAACCCATTTTACCGTATTGTAGCAGCTGATGCTCGCGCGCCACGTGATGGTCGTAACATCGAACAAGTTGGTACTTATAACCCTAACAATGTAAATGCACCTGAAGTTAAAATCGACGAAGAGTTAGCTCTTAAATGGTTAAAAAATGGTGCGAAACCAACTGACACAGTACGTAACATTTTATCAAGAGAAGGCATCTTGAAAAAATTCGACGAACAAAAATAA
- a CDS encoding alkylhydroperoxidase, with protein MTIINYSKNGETPFQKLLGYNNEIMSQWTKLSEVLEKDGYLSQDLKEEMRRMLAQENGCKYCKAKGKPRRHLIDDKAMICIGFIEVYLKVGINIPNYIIEELKSNLTEEEISELLAFITFTTCQQYFGALMELEG; from the coding sequence ATGACTATAATCAATTATTCAAAAAATGGAGAAACGCCATTTCAAAAGTTATTAGGATATAATAATGAAATAATGAGTCAATGGACAAAATTAAGTGAAGTTTTAGAAAAAGATGGTTATTTAAGTCAAGATCTTAAAGAAGAAATGAGAAGAATGTTAGCACAAGAGAATGGCTGTAAATACTGTAAAGCAAAAGGCAAACCGAGAAGACATTTGATAGACGATAAGGCGATGATTTGTATTGGTTTCATAGAAGTATATTTAAAAGTTGGAATTAATATTCCTAATTATATAATAGAAGAACTAAAATCAAATTTAACAGAAGAAGAAATAAGTGAACTACTAGCATTTATAACTTTTACAACATGCCAACAATATTTCGGTGCATTGATGGAGTTAGAGGGTTAA
- a CDS encoding Lrp/AsnC family transcriptional regulator: MDLTDEKIIEILEKDSKVSLNHISKLVNLSTPSVRERINKMKDSGIINNYTIDINYAAIGYEINIIIEVIIKNNLYSDFKKFINKQPNVEFCYRISGDSCFIFKAHFKDMQTVEQFIDTLQYYGHSKTHFIFSQTV; the protein is encoded by the coding sequence ATGGACCTAACAGATGAAAAAATAATAGAGATTTTAGAAAAAGATAGTAAAGTTTCACTTAATCATATAAGTAAACTGGTAAATTTGTCTACGCCATCAGTTCGCGAAAGAATTAATAAAATGAAAGATTCAGGAATAATTAATAACTATACAATTGATATTAATTATGCAGCTATTGGTTATGAGATTAATATTATTATTGAAGTCATAATAAAAAACAATCTATATAGTGACTTTAAAAAATTTATTAATAAGCAACCTAATGTAGAATTTTGCTATAGAATTTCAGGTGATAGTTGCTTTATTTTCAAAGCACATTTCAAGGACATGCAAACAGTCGAACAATTTATTGATACTCTACAATATTATGGTCACAGTAAAACTCATTTTATATTTTCCCAAACCGTTTAA